The region GAACTGCATTTCTCATTAAATACCCCGCTTAGTCCGGCAAGCATAAAACCGGTTAATGATGAAAATTATATTTATATCATTACTCCTGTTCGCACCAGCTAATGAAAACTGCTAAAACACCTTTTGGTCAGGAGGTTTTTGTATGGAAGAAATCGAAATACATACTCCGGAAATTAATATTGACCAGTTGCTAAAATGGGCCGGAATTATTGATAATGGCGCCCAAATTAAGCCATTTTTAGAAGACAAGCTTATTAAGCTTAATGGCAATATTATCAGTGAACGCCGGAAAAAAGTCCGTCCTGGTGATATTGTCGAGGTCAAAGGCATTGGCTGCTGGAGGATAATTACAGGTGAGGCATGAGAGTAAAAAAACTTACTTTACGTAATTTTCGTAATTATGTAAATTTAAATATTAATTTTACAGCAAATATTAATGTTTTTGTTGGCCTTAACGCCCAGGGAAAAACCAATCTACTGGAAGCCTTGTATTTTGCCGCTATGGGCCGGTCACATCGTACTAACACTGACCAGGAGTTAATTTGTTGGGAGCAACCGGCTGCAAGTGTTGAAGTAGTTTTTTTCCGGCAGGATGTGGAAAACTGTTTAAAGGTTAAACTTATAGCCGGCCAAAATAAGGAGATACTATACAATAGTCATCCTTTGCCGGTGCGCGAAATTATAGGGTCCCTAAACGCCATACTGTTTTCACCAGAAGATTTATTATTAATAAAAGGAGCGCCGGCTTTACGTCGGCGCTTTTTGGATAATGAAATATCTCAAGCCAGTCCGGCTTATTACCGGCAGCTCTTAAGCTATAACCGGCTGCTCAGCCAACGCAACAATCTGTTAAAAAAAATCAGAGAAGGTAAAGCCGGCAGCGATTTATTAGTACCATGGGATGAGCAAATAGCAGTTGCATCTGCCAATATTGTCAAGAAACGTAAGGATTCGGTAAAAAAATTAACCATGTTAGCCAACCTCCATCACCGGAAAATAACCGGTAGCCGTGAAAATTTAACAGTTGCTTATTATCTTAACGGCGCCAACCAGGATAAGATAGAGGACTTAAGTGGCTGGTACTATGAACAACTCAATCGTCTGCAGCAACAGGATATTATGAGTGGCAGTACCAATATCGGACCACACCGGGATGATCTTATTTTTTCAGTTAACGGTAAAAATCTGCGTAATTTTGGCTCACAGGGCCAGCAACGTACCGGCGTATTGGCACTTAAACTGGCAGAGCTTGAATTTATAAAGTCCGAGACGGGAGAATATCCCATTTTGCTTTTAGATGATGTTATGAGTGAACTTGACGCCGGACGCCGTTCTGAGTTACTCTTATTTATTAGGGAGCGTGTTCAGACATTTATTACTGCTGCTGATGAACAATACTTTTCTGAAGTAAAGCTAGGCAAATTTTATCGGATAATGAATGGTACAGTAACGGAGTGATACATATGTTCAGCGTAAAGGATGTATTGCCAGGTACGCTAAAAGCGCTGGGGCTTGCCAAAAGGTACAATGCCCAGTCTGTTCTTGTTCATTGGCGGGAAATTGCCGGTGATGAGATTGCCAGCCATGCTTGGCCGGTTTCAATACAGCGCGGTATTTTACTTTTAGCTGTTAATAATCCGGTGTGGAGTCATCATCTGCTGATGCTCAAACCAGGAATAATCGATAAAATTAACACATTTTTAAATGAAAAACTCATCATTGATATTAGATTTCAGGCAGGAGATTTACGAAAATACCAGAATTTTGGAGAAGATGGGGATAGTGTCGTTATTTTACAACCCGCCAAACTTGATTCTGATGAATTGGCTACCCTATGGCGGGAAACCGAGTCTATAAAAGACGACAAATTGCGAAAAAAATGCTATTATATTTTAATCAAGCAGAAAGGGCTTAACAAAACCAAACAAAAAAATGGTTGGCAATCTTGTAAACGCTGTAGCGTGCTGGTGCCACCAGGTCAAAGCTACTGTACAATATGCAGTATTGAACATAAGCAGGAAAAGATAAGTTCTATCACCAGGCTGTTGACTGAAGCGCCATGGCTTAC is a window of Sporomusaceae bacterium ACPt DNA encoding:
- the recF_1 gene encoding DNA replication and repair protein RecF translates to MRVKKLTLRNFRNYVNLNINFTANINVFVGLNAQGKTNLLEALYFAAMGRSHRTNTDQELICWEQPAASVEVVFFRQDVENCLKVKLIAGQNKEILYNSHPLPVREIIGSLNAILFSPEDLLLIKGAPALRRRFLDNEISQASPAYYRQLLSYNRLLSQRNNLLKKIREGKAGSDLLVPWDEQIAVASANIVKKRKDSVKKLTMLANLHHRKITGSRENLTVAYYLNGANQDKIEDLSGWYYEQLNRLQQQDIMSGSTNIGPHRDDLIFSVNGKNLRNFGSQGQQRTGVLALKLAELEFIKSETGEYPILLLDDVMSELDAGRRSELLLFIRERVQTFITAADEQYFSEVKLGKFYRIMNGTVTE